Proteins co-encoded in one Homo sapiens chromosome 6 genomic scaffold, GRCh38.p14 alternate locus group ALT_REF_LOCI_3 HSCHR6_MHC_DBB_CTG1 genomic window:
- the MAS1L gene encoding mas-related G-protein coupled receptor MRG has product MVWGKICWFSQRAGWTVFAESQISLSCSLCLHSGDQEAQNPNLVSQLCGVFLQNETNETIHMQMSMAVGQQALPLNIIAPKAVLVSLCGVLLNGTVFWLLCCGATNPYMVYILHLVAADVIYLCCSAVGFLQVTLLTYHGVVFFIPDFLAILSPFSFEVCLCLLVAISTERCVCVLFPIWYRCHRPKYTSNVVCTLIWGLPFCINIVKSLFLTYWKHVKACVIFLKLSGLFHAILSLVMCVSSLTLLIRFLCCSQQQKATRVYAVVQISAPMFLLWALPLSVAPLITDFKMFVTTSYLISLFLIINSSANPIIYFFVGSLRKKRLKESLRVILQRALADKPEVGRNKKAAGIDPMEQPHSTQHVENLLPREHRVDVET; this is encoded by the coding sequence ATGGTCTGGGGGAAAATTTGCTGGTTCAGCCAGAGGGCTGGATGGACAGTGTTTGCTGAGTCACAGATATCTCTCTCATGTAGCCTTTGTCTCCACAGTGGTGACCAGGAGGCACAGAACCCAAACCTGGTATCTCAGCTCTGTGGCGTCTTTCTTCAAAATGAGACGAATGAAACCATACATATGCAGATGAGCATGGCAGTGGGACAGCAGGCCCTGCCCTTGAATATCATTGCCCCCAAGGCTGTGCTGGTCTCCCTCTGTGGGGTCTTATTGAATGGCACTGTCTTCTGGCTGCTTTGCTGTGGGGCCACGAATCCCTACATGGTATACATCCTCCACCTGGTCGCTGCTGACGTGATCTATCTTTGCTGCTCGGCAGTGGGGTTCTTACAGGTGACTCTGCTAACTTATCATGGAGTCGTGTTTTTTATCCCTGATTTCCTGGCCATATTGTCTCCCTTCTCCTTTGaggtgtgtctctgtctcctggtGGCCATCAGCACAGagcggtgtgtgtgtgtcctcttccCCATCTGGTACAGATGCCACCGCCCAAAATACACATCTAATGTTGTCTGCACCCTCATCTGGGGCCTGCCTTTTTGCATCAACATAGTAAAATCACTTTTCCTAACTTACTGGAAACATGTAAAGGCATGTGTCATATTTCTAAAGCTTTCTGGGCTCTTCCATGCTATCCTTTCACTTGTGATGTGTGTGTCGAGTCTGACTCTACTCATTAGATTCCTGTGCTGCTCCCAGCAGCAAAAGGCCACCAGGGTCTATGCGGTGGTGCAGATCTCGGCCCCCATGTTCCTACTCTGGGCCCTACCCCTGAGCGTGGCACCCCTCATAACAGATTTCAAAATGTTTGTCACCACCTCCTATTTAATTTCCTTGTTCCTCATTATAAACAGCAGCGCCAACcctatcatttatttctttgtgggGAGCCTCAGAAAGAAAAGGCTGAAGGAATCTCTCAGAGTGATTCTCCAACGGGCGTTAGCAGATAAGCCAGAGGTGGGGAGGAACAAAAAGGCAGCTGGCATCGACCCAATGGAGCAACCACA